From Monomorium pharaonis isolate MP-MQ-018 chromosome 9, ASM1337386v2, whole genome shotgun sequence, the proteins below share one genomic window:
- the LOC105829198 gene encoding inhibitor of growth protein 5 — protein sequence MPVAIFYPNTLFGIVVIGQSSRLLLNELLSRHYFSLIISQESVYTINFYCLYVKYDVTVMTTALYLEHYLDSLEHLPIELQRNFTLMRDLDARAQGLMKDIDKLADDYLRNVKKESSEKRKEQLAHIQSLFNKAKEYGDDKVQLAIQTYELVDKHIRRLDSDLARFEAEIQDKTLNSNRAQEESNASKKGRKKLKEKEKRKKGAVSSEDESKNLRKKQKKGGSVASASSTGAVGSGAQVDATALGHPADVLDMPVDPNEPTYCLCHQVSYGEMIGCDNPDCPIEWFHFACVGLTTKPKGKWYCPKCTQDRKKK from the exons ATGCCCGTCGCCATATTTTATCCGAATACGTTATTTGGGATCGTCGTCATTGGTCAATCTTCTCGATTGTTGCTGAACGAATTGTTGTCTCGTCATTATTTCTCGTTGATCATCTCGCAAGAAAGCGTTTATACAATCAATTTCTattgtttatatgtaaaatacgaCGTAACTGTCATGACGACCGCTTTGTATCTGGAGCACTATCTCGACA GTCTCGAGCATTTGCCAATTGAATTACAGAGGAATTTTACACTGATGCGTGACTTGGATGCAAGAGCACAAGGTCTGATGAAGGATATCGATAAGTTAGCAGACGATTACTTAAGGAATGTGAAAAAGGAATCGTcagagaaaaggaaagaacAACTTGCTCATATACAGAGTCTTTTCAATAAAGCTAAGGAATATGGTGATGATAAGGTTCAATTAGCTATTCAAACTTACGAATTAGTCGATAAGCATATTAGACGACTGGATTCAGATCTGGCAAGATTTGAGGCAGAGATACAAGACAAAACATTAAATAGCAATAGAGCACAGGAGGAAAGCAATGCCAGCAAGAAAGGTAGAAAGAAACTCAAGGAGAaggagaagaggaaaaaaggtGCGGTGAGCAGTGAAGATGAGTCAAAAAATCTGAGAAAGAAGCAGAAAAAAG GTGGCTCTGTAGCTTCAGCGTCATCCACTGGTGCTGTGGGAAGTGGTGCCCAGGTAGATGCAACAGCCCTTGGTCATCCAGCCGATGTTCTGGATATGCCTGTTGATCCTAACGAACCAACTTACTGTCTTTGTCACCAAGTATCATATGGAGAAATGATTGGTTGTGATAATCCAGat tgcCCTATAGAGTGGTTCCATTTCGCCTGCGTAGGTTTAACGACAAAACCTAAAGGAAAGTGGTATTGTCCCAAATGTACACAAGATCGTAAAAAGAAGTAA
- the LOC105829197 gene encoding beta-1,3-galactosyltransferase 6: protein MTLRLDLMPKLQLARRKFLVRANVLAFLLVAIIIFLCVHYLPARGCQLDNRQTPENKSKYRLIVLILSEPDNLERRNTIRKTWLASRDAAVRHFFVIGTQDILPEQRDTLHSEKEKFDDLLLLPRLQDSYGTLTKKVLHALQAVHERYNFDYLLKCDDDSYVLVHKILKELDRWQSKGTRRELYWGFFNGRAQVKRSGPWKEADWILCDYYLPYALGGGYILSYNLVKFIANNADILKLHNSEDVSVGLWLAPLANIERKHDVRFDTEYRSRGCSNQYIITHKQTIQSMRSMHEYYETSGALCPKEVRNRMSYQYNWTAPPSQCCNRQSGIP, encoded by the exons ATGACCCTGCGACTCGATCTCATGCCCAAACTCCAGCTCGCCCGACGGAAGTTCCTCGTCCGGGCGAATGTCCTCGCGTTTTTGCTCGTGGCGATCATCATCTTTTTGTGCGTGCACTACCTGCCGGCGCGGGGATGTCAGCTGGATAACCGGCAGACACCGGAGAACAAGTCCAAGTACAGGCTGATCGTCCTGATTCTGAGCGAACCGGACAACCTGGAGCGTCGTAATACCATTAGGAAGACCTGGCTGGCAAGTCGCGACGCCGCAGTCAGACACTTCTTCGTCATCGGCACCCAGGACATCTTGCCGGAGCAGAGGGATACCCTGCATTCGGAGAAGGAGAAGTTTGACGATTTGCTGCTGCTACCCAGGCTGCAGGACTCGTATGGCACGCTGACGAAGAAGGTGCTGCACGCTCTGCAAGCCGTCCACGAGCGTTACAACTTTGACTATCTGCTCAAGTGCGACGACGACTCTTACGTGCTGGTGCACAAGATCCTGAAGGAGCTCGACAGGTGGCAGAGTAAGGGCACCAGGCGGGAGCTCTATTGGGGTTTCTTCAACGGGCGGGCGCAGGTAAAGAGGAGCGGTCCCTGGAAGGAGGCCGATTGGATCCTATGCGATTACTACCTTCCTTACGCCCTGGGTGGTGGATACATCCTGTCCTACAATCTCGTCAAGTTTATCGCCAACAACGCGGACATTCTCAA GCTGCATAATTCTGAAGACGTGTCTGTCGGGCTCTGGTTGGCGCCGCTGGCAAACATTGAAAGGAAACACGATGTGCGCTTCGACACGGAATACCGATCGCGCGGCTGCTCCAATCAGTACATAATTACGCACAAACAAACGATCCAGAGTATGAGGAGTATGCACGAGTATTACGAGACCTCCGGCGCACTGTGTCCCAAAGAAGTTAGGAATCGCATGAGCTATCAGTACAATTGGACCGCACCACCCAGCCAGTGCTGCAATAGACAATCTGGTATCCCTTAA